In Rhodovulum sulfidophilum DSM 1374, the following are encoded in one genomic region:
- a CDS encoding DegT/DnrJ/EryC1/StrS family aminotransferase has protein sequence MVPRFSRSFTQQEPLSEAAIEAAVAVLRHGRLHRYNLTEGEAGEVALLEEAFAAFTGARFALAVASGGYALATALRALQVGPGEPVLTNAFTLAPVPGAIASLGARPVLVEVTSDLVIDLGHLEARIAGTGARVLLLSHMRGHICDMDRLMAICDGAGVAVIEDCAHTMGAAWNGVASGRHGAMACYSTQTYKHLNSGEGGLLISDDPELMARAILLSGSYMMYPRHRAAPGPEHFEGLLAEMPNVSGRMDALRAAILRPQLAELPDRVARWAELYRALEAGLRGCPGITLIERPAAERFVGSSFQFRLPGWPPERIADFLGRTAARGVELKWFGAEQPQGFTSRYVHWGYVAPEPLPQTDRALAGLIDLRLPLTFSPADCHEIAAILVEEIAADRA, from the coding sequence ATGGTGCCGCGTTTCTCCCGCAGCTTCACCCAGCAGGAGCCGCTTTCCGAGGCGGCGATCGAGGCGGCGGTCGCGGTGCTCCGGCACGGGCGGCTGCATCGCTACAACCTGACCGAGGGCGAGGCGGGCGAGGTCGCGCTGCTCGAAGAGGCGTTCGCGGCCTTCACCGGCGCCCGTTTCGCGCTGGCGGTGGCCTCGGGCGGCTATGCGCTGGCCACCGCGCTGCGCGCCTTGCAGGTGGGCCCGGGCGAGCCGGTCCTGACCAATGCCTTCACGCTGGCGCCGGTGCCGGGCGCGATTGCCAGTCTGGGCGCGCGGCCGGTGCTGGTCGAGGTCACGTCCGATCTGGTGATCGACCTTGGTCATCTCGAGGCGCGGATCGCCGGGACCGGGGCGCGGGTGCTGCTCTTGTCGCATATGCGCGGCCATATCTGCGACATGGACCGGCTCATGGCCATTTGCGACGGCGCCGGGGTCGCGGTGATCGAGGATTGCGCCCACACCATGGGGGCTGCCTGGAACGGGGTGGCTTCGGGGCGGCATGGCGCGATGGCCTGTTATTCGACCCAGACCTACAAGCACCTCAATTCGGGCGAGGGCGGGCTGCTGATCTCGGACGATCCCGAACTGATGGCGCGCGCGATCCTGCTGTCGGGCTCCTACATGATGTATCCGCGCCACCGCGCGGCGCCGGGGCCCGAGCATTTCGAGGGGCTCCTGGCCGAGATGCCGAATGTCTCGGGGCGGATGGATGCGCTTCGTGCCGCGATCCTGCGGCCGCAACTGGCCGAGCTGCCGGACCGGGTCGCGCGCTGGGCCGAATTGTACCGCGCGCTCGAGGCAGGGTTGCGGGGCTGCCCGGGGATCACGCTGATCGAGCGGCCCGCCGCCGAGCGTTTCGTCGGCTCGTCCTTCCAGTTCCGCCTGCCCGGCTGGCCGCCCGAGCGCATCGCGGATTTTCTGGGGCGGACCGCTGCGCGCGGGGTCGAGCTGAAATGGTTCGGCGCCGAGCAGCCGCAGGGTTTCACCTCGCGCTATGTCCATTGGGGCTATGTCGCGCCCGAGCCGCTGCCGCAGACCGACCGGGCGCTGGCCGGGCTGATCGATCTGCGGCTGCCGCTGACCTTTTCGCCCGCCGATTGTCACGAGATCGCGGCGATCCTCGTCGAGGAAATCGCTGCGGATCGGGCCTAG
- a CDS encoding HAD-IA family hydrolase: MRTVIFDLDGTLADTSRDLIDAANACFEALGQGRPLDPEADAATAFLGGRAMLRLGFERLGRIGDDAPVAEQFPLLLDHYAAGLDRHTRLYPGAVAAVERLREAGIGVGICTNKPAALAEELMTRLGVRGLFASLVGADTLPVRKPDPAPYALAVEQVGGQVGRSMLVGDSGTDRATARAAGVPCVLVSFGPAADEMSALEPEALMADYAELDGLVAKLLPAA, encoded by the coding sequence ATGCGGACGGTGATCTTCGATCTGGACGGCACATTGGCCGATACCAGCCGCGATCTGATCGACGCGGCCAATGCCTGTTTCGAGGCGTTGGGGCAGGGCCGCCCGCTCGATCCCGAGGCCGATGCGGCCACCGCCTTCCTCGGCGGCCGGGCGATGCTGCGGCTCGGCTTCGAGCGGCTGGGCCGGATCGGCGATGATGCGCCGGTGGCCGAACAGTTTCCGCTGCTTCTCGATCATTACGCGGCCGGGCTCGACCGCCATACCCGGCTTTATCCCGGCGCCGTCGCGGCGGTCGAACGGCTGCGCGAGGCGGGTATCGGGGTCGGGATCTGTACCAACAAGCCCGCCGCCTTGGCCGAAGAGCTGATGACCCGGCTTGGCGTGCGCGGGCTTTTCGCCTCGCTCGTCGGTGCCGATACGCTGCCGGTGCGCAAGCCCGACCCTGCGCCCTATGCGCTGGCGGTCGAGCAGGTGGGCGGGCAGGTGGGCCGCTCGATGCTGGTCGGCGACAGCGGCACCGACCGTGCGACCGCGCGTGCCGCGGGCGTCCCTTGCGTGCTGGTCAGCTTCGGTCCCGCCGCCGACGAGATGTCCGCGCTGGAGCCCGAGGCGCTGATGGCCGATTATGCCGAGCTTGACGGCCTCGTGGCAAAGCTTCTGCCCGCGGCCTGA
- a CDS encoding ABC transporter permease — MRSLLNTLRLMLKELRAIRRDRVMAVLILYVFTVATWMVANAASTEIRDLAVAVVDEDRSPLSHRLTDAIRPPLFQEAPVLSPEAAAAAQLEGRYVLVLSIPPDFERDLRSGHAPKLMLLVDATAMAQAGNGATFLQQLLADELQDYADPGGDGTAPVDVVFRNRFNPNLTATWFTSVMQLMNNVTILTLILSGAAMIREREQGTIEHVLVMPVRPHEIVLSKILASGLVILLASVASLVTVIHWGLGVPLTNSLGLYVLGAAVYVVAVGSIGLLLATFTRNMGQFGLLVIPVIIVMLLLSGGVTPLESMPDWMQAVIRTVSPAPHFVAFAQSVLYRDAGFAQVAGELLRMAAMAALALGVVLVRFRKVLSG; from the coding sequence ATGCGAAGCCTGCTCAACACCTTGCGCCTGATGCTGAAGGAACTGCGCGCGATCCGCCGCGACCGGGTGATGGCGGTGCTGATCCTCTATGTCTTCACCGTCGCGACCTGGATGGTGGCGAATGCGGCCTCGACCGAGATCCGCGATCTGGCGGTTGCGGTGGTCGACGAGGACCGGAGCCCGCTGTCGCACCGGCTGACCGACGCGATCCGGCCGCCGCTGTTCCAGGAGGCGCCGGTGCTGTCGCCCGAGGCGGCCGCAGCGGCCCAGCTTGAGGGGCGCTATGTCCTGGTGCTGTCGATCCCGCCCGATTTCGAGCGCGACCTGCGCTCGGGCCATGCGCCCAAGCTGATGCTGCTGGTCGATGCCACCGCCATGGCCCAGGCCGGCAACGGCGCCACTTTCCTGCAGCAGTTGCTGGCTGATGAATTGCAGGACTATGCCGATCCCGGCGGCGACGGCACGGCCCCGGTCGACGTGGTGTTTCGCAACCGCTTCAACCCGAACCTGACCGCGACCTGGTTCACGTCGGTGATGCAGCTGATGAACAACGTCACCATCCTGACACTGATCCTGTCGGGCGCGGCGATGATCCGCGAGCGCGAGCAGGGCACAATCGAACATGTGCTGGTGATGCCGGTCCGCCCCCACGAGATCGTGCTGTCGAAGATTCTGGCCTCGGGTCTCGTCATCCTGCTGGCCTCGGTCGCGAGCCTGGTGACGGTGATCCACTGGGGGCTCGGCGTGCCGCTGACGAATTCGCTCGGGCTCTATGTGCTGGGCGCGGCGGTCTATGTGGTCGCCGTCGGCAGCATCGGGCTGCTGCTGGCCACCTTCACCCGCAACATGGGGCAGTTCGGGCTGCTGGTGATCCCGGTCATCATCGTGATGCTGCTGCTCTCGGGCGGGGTGACGCCGCTCGAATCCATGCCGGACTGGATGCAGGCGGTGATCCGGACGGTCAGTCCCGCGCCGCATTTCGTCGCCTTCGCGCAATCGGTCCTGTATCGCGATGCGGGTTTTGCGCAGGTGGCGGGCGAGCTCTTGCGGATGGCGGCGATGGCGGCGCTGGCGCTGGGCGTGGTGCTGGTGCGGTTCCGCAAGGTGCTGTCGGGCTGA
- the rbbA gene encoding ribosome-associated ATPase/putative transporter RbbA: MAPVPEHSPGAGGIAAEIAGLTHRYGGKAALSGIGLAVPAGCMTGLIGPDGVGKSTLLGLVAGVRRLQEGQLRVLGRDMSDPAARRALAPRIAYMPQGLGRNLYPTLSVRENLEFFGRLFGQGAAERGHRIGMLLEATGLAPFPDRPAGKLSGGMKQKLGLCSALIHDPDLLLLDEPTTGVDPLSRRQFWELIDRIRAEMPGMSVLVATAYMEEADRFEWLAAMNAGQVLASGSPAELKAKAGAATLEEAFVRLLPDRPEAPPLVSRPLGEGSGRVAIAARHLTRRFGDFTAVDDVSFTIPEGEIFGFLGSNGCGKSTTMKMLTGLLDPSEGEAELFGRKLRASDIESRMRIGYMSQGFSLYSELTVRQNLELHADLYHLPKERRGPRVDEVLAEFELDRLADRLPWDLPLGQRQRLQLAVATLHAPQVLILDEPTSGVDPVARDAFWRTLMSLSRDKGVTIFISTHFMNEAERCDRISLMHAGRVLDVGTPAEIVARRGAASLEEAFISCLEAELAPDQTAPAAPVAAPQTETVPRFGGLTRLWAYCWRETLELMRDPIRVFFALAGPAILLLTMGYGISFDVDRLSFAVRDQDRSPESRELVEQFTSIRQFAETENLGGPSDLGDRMARGDLTVALEIPDEYGRDLRRGDVPEVSLWIDGAMPFRAETARSYTLGLMSDYAGRRAPGAGPAVGIENRFLFNQAFKSAHAMVPSMMMVILMLIPAIMSAISVVREKETGTIANFRSTPVTRIEFLLGKQLPYLAIAWASFWMLYAIGRTVFGVPFTGSLPALAASSFLYVFATTGFGQLISAFTRSQVAAVFATSVLSIIPAVNFSGLILPVASLDTPGRLVGQSFPSAWYQAVTNGTFLKGFGWAEIAPNAAVLAGFCMIYLSLAILGLRKQEA, translated from the coding sequence ATGGCACCGGTTCCGGAGCACTCTCCCGGGGCGGGCGGCATCGCCGCCGAGATCGCCGGGCTGACCCACCGCTATGGCGGCAAGGCGGCGCTTTCGGGCATCGGGCTTGCCGTGCCGGCCGGCTGCATGACCGGGCTGATCGGCCCTGACGGTGTCGGCAAGTCGACGCTGCTGGGGCTGGTCGCGGGCGTCCGGCGGTTGCAGGAGGGACAGCTGCGCGTGCTTGGCCGCGACATGTCCGACCCGGCCGCCCGGCGCGCGCTTGCGCCGCGGATCGCCTATATGCCGCAGGGGCTGGGGCGAAACCTCTATCCGACGCTGTCGGTGCGCGAAAATCTCGAATTCTTCGGGCGGCTCTTCGGGCAGGGCGCGGCCGAACGCGGTCACCGGATCGGGATGCTGCTGGAGGCCACCGGCCTTGCGCCCTTTCCGGACCGGCCCGCGGGCAAGCTGTCGGGCGGGATGAAGCAGAAGCTCGGCCTGTGCTCGGCGCTGATCCATGACCCGGACCTGCTGCTTCTCGACGAGCCGACGACCGGGGTCGACCCGCTGTCGCGGCGCCAGTTCTGGGAGCTGATCGACCGCATCCGGGCCGAGATGCCGGGCATGAGCGTGCTGGTTGCCACGGCCTATATGGAAGAGGCGGATCGCTTCGAGTGGCTCGCGGCGATGAATGCGGGGCAGGTTCTGGCCTCGGGAAGCCCGGCCGAGCTGAAGGCGAAGGCGGGTGCCGCGACGCTGGAAGAGGCCTTCGTGCGGCTGCTGCCGGACCGGCCCGAGGCGCCGCCGCTGGTGTCGCGCCCGCTTGGCGAGGGCAGCGGGCGCGTCGCCATTGCGGCCCGCCACCTGACCCGGCGTTTCGGCGACTTCACCGCCGTCGACGATGTCAGCTTCACGATCCCCGAGGGCGAGATCTTCGGTTTTCTCGGCTCGAATGGCTGCGGCAAGTCGACGACGATGAAGATGCTGACCGGGCTGCTCGATCCGAGCGAGGGCGAGGCCGAGCTGTTCGGCCGCAAGCTGCGCGCCTCGGACATCGAAAGCCGGATGCGGATCGGCTACATGTCGCAGGGCTTCTCGCTGTATTCCGAACTGACGGTGCGGCAGAACCTCGAGCTGCATGCCGATCTCTACCATCTGCCGAAAGAGCGGCGCGGTCCCCGCGTCGACGAGGTGCTGGCCGAGTTCGAGCTCGACAGGCTGGCCGACCGCCTGCCCTGGGATCTGCCGCTGGGCCAGCGCCAGCGCCTGCAGCTGGCCGTGGCCACGCTGCATGCGCCGCAGGTGCTGATCCTCGACGAACCGACCTCGGGGGTCGATCCGGTGGCGCGCGACGCCTTCTGGCGCACGCTCATGTCGCTGTCGCGCGACAAGGGCGTCACGATCTTCATCTCGACCCATTTCATGAACGAGGCCGAGCGCTGCGACCGGATCTCGCTGATGCATGCGGGGCGGGTGCTGGATGTGGGCACCCCCGCCGAGATCGTCGCCCGGCGCGGCGCGGCCTCGCTGGAAGAGGCCTTCATTTCCTGCCTCGAGGCCGAGCTGGCGCCCGACCAGACCGCTCCGGCCGCCCCGGTCGCGGCGCCGCAGACGGAAACCGTGCCGCGCTTTGGCGGGCTGACCCGGCTCTGGGCCTATTGCTGGCGCGAGACGCTCGAGCTGATGCGCGACCCGATCCGGGTCTTCTTCGCCCTTGCCGGGCCCGCGATCCTGCTTTTGACGATGGGCTACGGCATTTCCTTCGATGTCGACCGGCTGAGCTTTGCCGTCCGCGATCAGGATCGCAGCCCGGAAAGCCGCGAACTGGTCGAGCAGTTCACCTCGATCCGGCAATTCGCCGAGACGGAAAATCTGGGCGGACCGTCCGATCTGGGCGACCGGATGGCGCGTGGCGATCTGACGGTGGCGCTGGAAATCCCCGACGAGTATGGCCGCGATCTCAGGCGTGGCGATGTGCCCGAGGTCTCGCTCTGGATCGACGGGGCGATGCCGTTCCGGGCCGAGACCGCGCGCAGCTATACGCTGGGGCTGATGTCGGATTATGCCGGGCGCCGCGCGCCGGGGGCCGGGCCCGCGGTCGGCATCGAGAACCGCTTCCTGTTCAACCAGGCCTTCAAGAGCGCGCATGCGATGGTGCCCTCGATGATGATGGTGATCCTGATGCTGATCCCCGCGATCATGTCGGCGATCAGCGTGGTGCGCGAGAAGGAGACCGGCACCATCGCCAATTTCCGGTCCACCCCGGTCACCCGGATCGAGTTCCTCCTGGGCAAGCAGCTGCCCTATCTGGCGATCGCCTGGGCGAGCTTCTGGATGCTCTATGCGATCGGGCGCACGGTGTTCGGCGTGCCCTTCACCGGCAGCCTGCCCGCGCTGGCCGCATCCTCCTTCCTCTATGTCTTCGCCACCACGGGGTTCGGTCAGTTGATCTCGGCCTTTACCCGCAGCCAGGTCGCGGCGGTCTTCGCGACCTCGGTGCTGTCGATCATCCCGGCGGTGAACTTCTCGGGGCTGATCCTGCCTGTGGCCTCGCTCGACACGCCCGGGCGCCTGGTCGGGCAGAGCTTTCCCAGCGCCTGGTATCAGGCGGTGACGAACGGCACCTTCCTCAAGGGCTTCGGCTGGGCCGAGATCGCGCCGAATGCGGCCGTGCTGGCGGGGTTCTGCATGATCTATCTGAGCCTCGCCATCCTCGGGCTGCGGAAACAGGAGGCCTGA
- the glmS gene encoding glutamine--fructose-6-phosphate transaminase (isomerizing), which produces MCGIVGVLGDHEAAPLLVAALGRLEYRGYDSAGIATVNAGRLDRRRAVGKLVNLSDLLVHEPLPGKAGIGHTRWATHGAPTLANAHPQRAGRVAVVHNGIIENFRTLRDELGARGIGFESDTDTETVAHLTQTYLDEGMAPREAAARALDRLEGAFALLFLFEGEDDLMIAARKGSPLAIGHGEGEMFVGSDAIALAPLTNRITYLEEGDRAVVTRAGAEIFDAAGDLVLREIRTIEIDATRIEKGGYKHFMAKEIAEQPAVLGDALQHYLGEEGTEITLPGGGIDFSGVTRITMVACGTAYLACLTAKYWIERLARLPVDVDVASEFRYREPPIPEGTLAIFVSQSGETADTLAALRYCTGRADRIVSVVNVPESSIARESDLALPILAGAEIGVASTKAFTCQLAVLALVALDAARQRGRLAPADLARHLASLQAMPARFNAALALHEPIRRLAERLAETTDVLFLGRGAMYPLALEGALKLKEISYIHAEGYASGELKHGPIALVEKTVPVIVMAPHDRLFDKTVSNMQEVMARGGPVLLITDARGAAEAGSGVWETLIMPEASDLFAPMLYALPVQLLAYHTAVAKGTDVDQPRNLAKSVTVE; this is translated from the coding sequence ATGTGCGGAATTGTCGGCGTTCTGGGCGATCACGAGGCCGCGCCCCTGCTGGTGGCGGCCCTCGGGCGGCTGGAATACCGGGGCTATGACAGCGCCGGGATCGCCACCGTCAATGCCGGCCGGCTCGACCGCCGGCGGGCGGTGGGCAAGCTCGTCAACCTCTCGGACCTGCTGGTCCATGAGCCGCTGCCCGGCAAGGCCGGGATCGGCCATACCCGCTGGGCCACCCATGGCGCCCCCACCCTCGCCAATGCGCATCCCCAGCGCGCGGGCCGGGTCGCGGTGGTCCATAACGGCATCATCGAGAATTTCCGCACGCTCCGCGACGAGCTTGGCGCCCGCGGCATCGGTTTCGAAAGCGATACCGATACCGAGACCGTGGCGCATCTGACCCAGACCTATCTCGACGAGGGAATGGCCCCGCGCGAGGCGGCCGCCCGTGCGCTTGACCGGCTGGAAGGCGCCTTCGCGCTGTTGTTCCTGTTCGAGGGCGAAGACGACCTGATGATCGCCGCGCGCAAGGGCTCGCCGCTCGCGATCGGCCATGGCGAGGGCGAGATGTTCGTGGGCTCGGATGCCATCGCGCTGGCGCCGCTGACCAACCGCATCACCTATCTCGAAGAGGGCGACCGCGCCGTGGTCACCCGCGCGGGCGCCGAGATCTTCGATGCCGCGGGCGATCTGGTCCTGCGCGAGATCCGCACCATCGAGATCGACGCCACCCGGATCGAGAAGGGCGGCTACAAGCATTTCATGGCCAAGGAGATCGCCGAACAGCCCGCGGTGCTGGGGGATGCCCTGCAGCACTATCTGGGCGAAGAAGGCACCGAGATCACCCTGCCCGGCGGCGGCATCGATTTCTCTGGCGTCACCCGGATCACCATGGTCGCCTGCGGCACCGCCTATCTGGCCTGCCTCACCGCCAAATACTGGATCGAGCGGCTGGCCCGGCTGCCGGTCGATGTCGATGTGGCCTCGGAATTCCGCTACCGCGAGCCGCCGATCCCCGAAGGCACGCTGGCGATCTTCGTCAGCCAGTCGGGCGAAACCGCCGACACACTGGCCGCGCTGCGCTACTGCACGGGCCGGGCCGACCGGATCGTCTCGGTGGTGAATGTCCCCGAAAGCTCGATCGCGCGGGAAAGCGACCTGGCACTGCCGATCCTCGCGGGCGCCGAGATCGGCGTCGCGTCGACCAAGGCCTTCACCTGCCAGCTGGCCGTTCTGGCGCTGGTCGCGCTCGACGCCGCGCGGCAGCGCGGGCGGCTCGCGCCGGCGGACCTGGCCCGGCACCTGGCCTCGCTGCAGGCGATGCCGGCACGGTTCAACGCGGCACTGGCACTGCACGAGCCGATCCGACGTCTGGCCGAACGCCTGGCCGAGACCACCGACGTGCTTTTCCTGGGCCGTGGCGCGATGTACCCGCTGGCGCTGGAAGGCGCGCTGAAGCTCAAGGAAATCAGCTATATCCATGCCGAGGGCTATGCCAGCGGCGAGCTCAAGCACGGCCCCATAGCCCTCGTCGAGAAGACCGTACCGGTGATCGTGATGGCGCCCCATGACCGGCTGTTTGACAAGACGGTCTCGAACATGCAGGAGGTGATGGCGCGTGGCGGCCCGGTGCTGCTGATCACCGATGCCCGCGGCGCGGCCGAAGCCGGGAGCGGCGTCTGGGAGACGCTGATCATGCCCGAGGCGTCCGATCTCTTCGCGCCGATGCTCTATGCGCTTCCGGTGCAGCTTCTGGCCTATCACACCGCCGTCGCCAAGGGCACCGATGTCGACCAGCCCCGCAATCTGGCGAAATCGGTGACCGTCGAATAG
- the glmU gene encoding bifunctional UDP-N-acetylglucosamine diphosphorylase/glucosamine-1-phosphate N-acetyltransferase GlmU produces the protein MPTALILLAAGQGNRMMSDRAKVLHEVAGAPLLAHAMAAGRALDSARTVVVTGHQAEAVRAAALDIDPEVAVAEQTERLGTGHAVAQARPALEGFSGDAIVLYGDTPFIRPGTLEAMAAARARHAVVVLGFHAADPKRYGRLVMAGETLDRIVEYNDATEDERALTLCNSGVIAADCATLFELIGALSNDNAAGEYYLTDVVGLARARGLSAGVVICDEAETLGVNSRADLAAAEAAFQARARAEALENGVTLVAPETVFFAFDTVIGRDAVIEPNVIFGPDVTVESGARIRAFSHLEGCHVSRGAVVGPFARLRPGAELAEDVRVGNFVEIKNAQVAEGAKVNHLTYIGDATIGERANIGAGTVTCNYDGVFKHRTEIGAHAFIGSDTMLVAPVSIGAHAMTASGSVITSDVPEDALALGRARQQVKPGLARRLMDRLRAEKAKRKG, from the coding sequence ATGCCCACCGCCCTGATCCTCCTGGCCGCCGGCCAGGGCAACCGCATGATGTCCGACCGCGCCAAGGTGCTGCACGAGGTCGCCGGGGCACCGCTTCTGGCCCATGCGATGGCGGCGGGCCGCGCGCTCGACTCGGCCCGGACCGTTGTCGTGACCGGGCATCAGGCCGAGGCGGTGCGCGCCGCAGCCCTCGACATCGACCCCGAGGTCGCCGTCGCCGAACAGACCGAGCGGCTTGGCACCGGCCATGCCGTGGCCCAGGCCCGCCCCGCGCTTGAGGGATTTTCGGGCGATGCGATCGTGCTTTACGGCGACACCCCCTTCATCCGGCCCGGGACGCTCGAGGCGATGGCGGCCGCCCGCGCCCGGCATGCGGTGGTGGTGCTGGGCTTTCATGCCGCCGATCCCAAGCGCTACGGGCGACTGGTGATGGCGGGCGAGACGCTGGACCGGATCGTCGAATATAACGACGCGACCGAGGACGAACGCGCCCTGACCTTGTGCAATTCGGGGGTGATCGCTGCCGATTGCGCAACCCTGTTCGAGCTGATCGGCGCGCTCTCGAACGACAATGCGGCGGGCGAATACTACCTGACCGACGTGGTCGGGCTGGCCCGCGCGCGCGGGCTGTCGGCGGGCGTCGTGATCTGCGACGAGGCCGAGACGCTGGGCGTCAATTCGCGCGCCGATCTGGCCGCGGCCGAGGCCGCCTTCCAGGCCCGCGCGCGAGCCGAGGCGCTGGAGAACGGCGTGACGCTGGTCGCGCCCGAAACCGTCTTCTTCGCCTTCGACACCGTGATCGGCCGCGATGCCGTGATCGAGCCCAACGTGATCTTCGGTCCCGATGTCACCGTCGAATCCGGCGCCCGGATCCGGGCCTTCTCGCATCTCGAGGGCTGCCATGTCAGCCGCGGCGCCGTGGTCGGCCCCTTCGCCCGGCTGCGTCCCGGCGCCGAGCTGGCCGAGGATGTGCGGGTCGGCAATTTCGTCGAGATCAAGAATGCGCAGGTGGCCGAGGGCGCCAAGGTCAATCACCTGACCTATATCGGCGACGCCACCATCGGCGAGCGGGCCAATATCGGCGCGGGCACCGTCACCTGCAATTACGACGGCGTCTTCAAGCACCGCACCGAGATCGGCGCCCATGCCTTCATCGGCTCGGACACGATGCTGGTGGCCCCGGTGAGTATCGGCGCCCATGCCATGACGGCCTCGGGCTCGGTCATCACGTCGGACGTGCCCGAGGACGCGCTGGCGCTTGGCCGGGCGCGCCAGCAGGTCAAGCCGGGGCTCGCGCGGCGGCTAATGGACCGGCTTCGGGCCGAAAAGGCGAAGCGCAAGGGCTAA